Below is a genomic region from Bacteroidales bacterium.
CATATCTTTGCCAGCCTATTAGAGATATTACAAGAGGTCCCAGCGATTTTTTTGCTCAATATGGAGAACTATTTAACAGCAGATATTTTGTAGCATCAAGCAGCATTGTTTTTCATAGCCCTATTGGACCTGCGGCTTTAATGCTAAGTTACTACGACAAACATATTACACCATGGATGTTTTCATTCTATTTAGGATATACAATTTTTAATCCTAAGGCTCTAAGATAAAATATTTTACTAAATTGCGCTATGAAAGATTTTAAATTTAAAATAAATCTTAATTACATATCCACAAAAAATGCAAATTTCATTGCCAATCCGTTTTGTTTTATAAATTTGCATTTCATTTCTAATTTCTTGAATATATAAATGATGGAAGAACAAAAAACAAATCAAGCACAAGACTCTGTTTCAGAAAACAATAATCTTGAAAACAAGTCCAAACCTATCGAAAGCGAATTTGCTCAAGGCGAAAGCTCTTACATTCTTGATGACAATTCATCTATTGAAAATGAAGAAAACGAAGAAAATGAAGAAAATGAAGTTGATGCCACAGAGATTGACTTTAGCAAATGGAATGAATATGATTTAGATAAAATAAAAGAAGAAGCTGAATCTTTCATCAACAATGCTGAAGATATAACTAGAGTCGGAGCTATTATAAAAAAATTGCGAGAACTACACAACACTAAAATTGACTTAGAAAAACAAAATTTAGTAGAAGCCGACGAAGAAAATTTGCAAGAACAAATTCAAGATTTAGAAGCTAAAGATGCTGAATTTAATAAGGTGTGGGCTTCTTATCAAAAGAAACGAAAAGAGCATTTTGAAAATATTCAAAAAACACAAGAAGAAAATTACTCGAAAAAAATAGCCCTGCTCGATGACCTCAAAAAAATCATCGAAGATGGAGAACCTCTAAAAAATACTTTTGACGAATTTCGCAATATTCAAGAAAAGTGGAGAGAAATAGGCATGGTGCCAAAAGACAAAAGCAATGACCTTTGGCTTAACTATAACCACCACGTGCAAATGTTTCTTGACAAGGTAAAGCTAAATAGAGAGCTTAGAGACCTTGACATGAAAAAGAACATGGAGCTAAAAGTTGAATTATGCGAAAAAGCAGAAGCATTAATTCTAGAAAAATCAATGCACGAAGCATTTAAAAAGCTCCAAGACTTACATCGCCAATGGAAAGAAATAGGACCAGTTCCTTCTGACATTAAAGATGAAATTTGGGATCGCTTTAAAAATGCTTCAGAAAAGATTAGAGAAGTTAGAATAAAACATTACGAAGAGCTTAATAAAAAACTTGATGCAAACCTCGAAGCTAAATTAGCAATAAAAGAAAAAGCTCAAATAATTGCTTCCGGAGAGCTAAATAATATAAAATCATGGAATAAAGCCACAAAAGAAATTAATGAACTTTTCGAACTTTGGAGAAGCATTGGTCCTGTTCCTAAAGAAAATAATGATCAAGTTTGGACTGAATTTAAAGGAATTTTAGATACCTTTTTCGCATCTCGCAAAGAGTATTTTGACATCATTAAAACTGAACTCAACGAAAATTACAATAAAAAATTAAATATTTGCTTAGAAGCAGAAGCTATAAAAGACAGTAATGAGTGGAAAAAAACTTCAAACGAACTTATAAGACTTCAAAACGAATGGAAAAAAACTGGACCTGTTCCAAAAGCAAAATCTGATGCAATATGGCAAAGATTCCGTGCCGCTTGCGATGATTTTTTCAACAGAAAAAAAGAATATTTCGACAATATATCAACTATTGAAGCTGAAAATCTAAATAAAAAAACTGAACTCATTAAAGAAATTGAAGAATATCAATTCTCAGATGATAATAAAGAAAACTTAAATGTAATTCACGATTTTCAAAGACGTTGGTTCGAAATAGGTCGTGTGCCAATTGCAAAAAAAGAAAAAATACAAAATGAATGGCAGAAAAAAGTTGATTCCATTCTTGATAAATTAAAAATTAGTCGATTTGAAGCTGAAAACAAAAGATATAAAGAACATATTGATGCTATTTCCAAAATGAATGACGGAAAAGATAAAATGTGGACAGAACTAAAAAAACTAAGATTTAATCTTTCTAAACTAGAGCAAGACATAAACCTATGGGAAAATAATCTTGGCTTCTTCTCTAATTCAAAAAATGCAGAACTACTCCTTAAAGAATTTCACGATAAAATTAATAAAGCCAAAGTAGATCTGAAAGTTATGAAAGAAAAAGAAAAATATCTTTTGGATTTAATCGAACAAAAAAAACAATAGTTAATTATTAATTTTGCAACTTATTTTGTCCTATGGTGTAATTGGTAACACGTCTGACTCTGGATCAGAAAAGTTAAGGTTCGAACCCTTATAGGACAACTAAATCAAGATGTAAAACATTGTAACACAGTAAGTTATAAAAACACAAATGATATGTGTCGAAGTTAGGAAAGAGCCTATTTCCTATTCAAAAAATCAGAAAGTTTTTTCAATGCTCGCCCACGATGGCTTATCTTATTTTTTTC
It encodes:
- a CDS encoding DUF349 domain-containing protein yields the protein MMEEQKTNQAQDSVSENNNLENKSKPIESEFAQGESSYILDDNSSIENEENEENEENEVDATEIDFSKWNEYDLDKIKEEAESFINNAEDITRVGAIIKKLRELHNTKIDLEKQNLVEADEENLQEQIQDLEAKDAEFNKVWASYQKKRKEHFENIQKTQEENYSKKIALLDDLKKIIEDGEPLKNTFDEFRNIQEKWREIGMVPKDKSNDLWLNYNHHVQMFLDKVKLNRELRDLDMKKNMELKVELCEKAEALILEKSMHEAFKKLQDLHRQWKEIGPVPSDIKDEIWDRFKNASEKIREVRIKHYEELNKKLDANLEAKLAIKEKAQIIASGELNNIKSWNKATKEINELFELWRSIGPVPKENNDQVWTEFKGILDTFFASRKEYFDIIKTELNENYNKKLNICLEAEAIKDSNEWKKTSNELIRLQNEWKKTGPVPKAKSDAIWQRFRAACDDFFNRKKEYFDNISTIEAENLNKKTELIKEIEEYQFSDDNKENLNVIHDFQRRWFEIGRVPIAKKEKIQNEWQKKVDSILDKLKISRFEAENKRYKEHIDAISKMNDGKDKMWTELKKLRFNLSKLEQDINLWENNLGFFSNSKNAELLLKEFHDKINKAKVDLKVMKEKEKYLLDLIEQKKQ